In one Drosophila albomicans strain 15112-1751.03 chromosome X, ASM965048v2, whole genome shotgun sequence genomic region, the following are encoded:
- the LOC117574167 gene encoding beta-1,3-galactosyltransferase brn: MLKKHYKLLVKCALVIPFIILVDLLGLLTHLCELDFDRHYYYPLHNESAPIEYEYLQLPSFTDNRNIAEPPRLTILVKSAVGNLQRRHAIRKTWGYESRFSDVHIKRVFLLGVTDESDAAHDAAEAEAKHYGDILRANFRDAYFNNTIKTMMGLRWASEHFNNSDFYLFVDDDYYVSIKNVLRFLGKGRQSHHNKELFAGFVFESTPLRHKFSKWYVSLEEYPFDRWPPYVTAGAFILSRDALLKMYEVGRTIPLFRFDDIYLGIVAYTAHIPVHHCERFLFHKMPYDGPESFSNVIASHGFGDPVEMERVWNELRSANYA, from the coding sequence ATGttaaaaaaacattacaaattgCTGGTAAAATGTGCGCTCGTCATACCGTTTATCATACTGGTCGACCTGCTCGGCCTGCTGACGCACCTCTGCGAACTGGACTTTGACAGGCACTACTACTACCCCCTGCACAATGAGAGCGCACCCATCGAATACGAGTATTTGCAGTTGCCATCGTTCACGGATAACCGTAATATTGCGGAACCGCCCCGACTGACGATATTGGTGAAGAGCGCTGTGGGCAATTTACAGCGTCGTCATGCCATACGCAAAACCTGGGGCTACGAATCGCGCTTCTCCGATGTTCACATCAAACGAGTCTTTCTGCTCGGCGTCACTGACGAGTCGGATGCGGCTCACGATGCCGCTGAAGCGGAGGCCAAACATTATGGCGACATTTTGCGCGCAAATTTCCGCGATGCGTACTTCAATAATACGATCAAAACGATGATGGGATTGCGCTGGGCCAGTGAACATTTCAACAACAGTGATTTCTATCTGTTTGTCGACGATGATTACTATGTGTCCATCAAGAATGTGCTTCGCTTCCTGGGCAAAGGCCGACAGTCGCATCACAACAAAGAGCTCTTTGCAGGCTTTGTGTTTGAGAGCACGCCACTGCGTCACAAGTTCAGCAAATGGTATGTGTCCCTGGAGGAATATCCATTTGACCGCTGGCCTCCATATGTCACTGCCGGCGCCTTCATTTTGTCGCGCGATGCGCTGCTCAAGATGTATGAGGTGGGACGCACAATTCCCTTGTTTCGCTTCGATGACATCTATCTCGGCATTGTGGCGTACACAGCGCATATACCTGTGCATCATTGTGAGCGATTTCTGTTCCACAAGATGCCCTACGATGGACCCGAGAGCTTTAGCAATGTGATTGCCTCGCATGGTTTTGGGGATCCCGTCGAAATGGAGCGTGTGTGGAATGAATTGCGTTCGGCGAATTATGCGTAG